The Arachis ipaensis cultivar K30076 chromosome B07, Araip1.1, whole genome shotgun sequence genome includes a window with the following:
- the LOC107609407 gene encoding nijmegen breakage syndrome 1 protein, with the protein MVWGLFPNDPLSGEDKYYIFKTGTYKVGRKGCDVIITKDKGVSRVHAEIIVNGMNLLNSLPNERSRMSPNVQIKDCSKYGTFISKNNGHRMKVHELPNKEIALDNGDLVSFGTGSATYKFCHVPLMFFICSLDKVDQSIEEKISSIGAASTCTLSEDCTHVLVDQLMPLKKDIVDAVVAKKHCVLKTWLEDFAEKNIVTDMPSCYSYIPTVSVEGISIKVADPKTRENCLKGYTFLLESVHMYKFRDQLKSLLDVTGAKTVSYEYFCSNSQGSDYGDDNRLVCVIPGVPACKSDRFNKLSSLLRVNEMDVIFAALSGHLDPSILKSPCILVSSSCSTDETVVADSDTEVETATSAHATETFLNGNTIQYVKTEALDDDSGSMDNKKHEKMEPSAVDVSTRSTDIKQAKTASPLDDCSAKLETHAMSFRDGSGSIKVKKDKVDDYGSGTADIIYSQDLVVRDVNRVTNMSTAQNSSVPNFKHFRKTHTQSGNSFESLVPFAKYPYKDSDFGNDEVHESVKEEKRRKKMEAVAEDLFNNEKARKRGTAGSLRGILIS; encoded by the exons ATGGTGTGGGGACTCTTCCCCAATGATCCTCTTTCTG GTGAAGATAAGTACTACATTTTCAAAACTGGAACTTATAAAGTTGGTCGaaaag GTTGTGATGTAATCATCACTAAAGATAAAGGGGTTTCTCGGGTTCATGCAGAAATAATTGTTAATGGGATGAACCTGTTAAACTCTTTACCAAATGAACGTTCTCGTATGTCACCAAATGTACAGATCAAAGATTGCTCCAAATATGGGACATTTATTAGCAAGAATAATGGACACAGGATGAAAGTTCATGAGCTTCCAAACAAAGAAATAGCTTTGGACAATGGCGATCTTGTCTCATTTGGTACTGGTAGTGCTACCTACAA GTTTTGCCATGTCCCACTTATGTTTTTCATTTGTTCCTTGGACAAAGTAGATCAATCTATTGAAGAGAAAATTTCGTCAATTG GTGCTGCTAGTACTTGTACCTTAAGTGAAGATTGCACACACGTTCTGGTGGATCAACTCATGCCATTGAAAAAGGATATTGTTGATGCTGTTGTAGCAAAAAAACATTGTGTTCTCAAAACATGGCTTGAG GATTTTGCAGAAAAGAATATTGTCACTGATATGCCTAGCTGTTATTC ATATATACCAACGGTGTCAGTGGAAGGAATATCTATCAAAGTTGCTGACCCTAAAACTCGTGAAAATTGCTTGAAAGGATACACGTTTTTGTTAGAATCTGTGCATATG TACAAATTCAGGGATCAGCTCAAATCTTTGTTGGATGTCACTGGTGCAAAAACTGTCTCCTATGAATATTTTTGTTCAAATAGTCAG GGTTCAGATTATGGAGACGATAATCGTTTGGTTTGTGTCATCCCAGGGGTACCAGCATGCAAATCTGATCGCTTCAATAAATTAAGTTCTTTGCTTAGAGTGAATGAGATGGATGTAATATTTGCTGCTTTAAGTGGACATCTTGATCCATCGATACTGAAGTCACCATGCA TACTTGTTTCATCTTCATGCTCCACAGACGAGACAGTGGTAGCAGATTCAGATACTGAAGTTGAAACAGCCACATCAGCCCATGCAACTGAGACATTCCTCAACGGAAATACCATACAATATGTTAAAACTGAAGCATTGGATGATGATTCTGGCAGTATGGATAATAAAAAACATGAGAAAATGGAACCATCCGCAGTTGATGTTTCTACCAGATCAACTGACATAAAACAAGCAAAAACAGCGTCACCCTTGGATGATTGTTCTGCCAAATTGGAAACTCATGCTATGAGCTTCAGAGATGGTAGTGGTAGTATAAAAGTGAAGAAAGACAAGGTTGATGATTATGGAAGTGGAACTGCAGATATTATTTATAGTCAAGATTTAGTTGTCCGAGATGTAAACAGAGTAACTAACATGAGTACTGCACAAAACAGCAGCGTTCCAAATTTTAAACATTTTAGAAAG ACACATACTCAATCTGGTAATAGTTTCGAAAGTCTTGTTCCGTTTGCAAAATATCCATACAA GGACTCTGATTTTGGGAATGATGAGGTACATGAGTCTGTGAAAGAGGAAAAACGGCGGAAGAAAATGGAAGCTGTGGCTGAAGACCTTTTTAATAATGAGAAG GCAAGAAAGCGAGGCACAGCTGGTTCACTTCGTGGGATCCTTATTTCGTGA